The window TGTGGACCAGCTGGTGGAGGCCGGGGTGAGGGACTTTATTTTTATTGTTGGTTACCTGGGCGATAAGATCCAGGATTTTGTGAAAGAAAAATATCCCCACCTTCAAACCCATTTTATCCAGCAAAATGAAAGGCTGGGTACAGGGCATGCCATCCTGTTGACCCGTGAAATTGTCCAGTCGGATGAAATGATCGTAGTACTGGGGGATAGTATCTGCGAGTATGATGCCCAAATGGTGGTGAACAGTGACCGTTCCCTGCTTGGGGTAAAACGGGTGGATGACCCGCGCGATTTTGGGGTGGCGGAGATCAGCGAGGATGGTTCTATTTCAAGGGTAGTGGAAAAACCACAGATACCCAAGTCGAACATGGCGCTGGTGGGTATCTACAAGATCCGCGAGTCGGGTGTCCTTTTTGAATGCCTGGAAGAGAATATCCGCCACGGTGTTACCAGTTATGGGGAGTATAACCTCACCGATGCCTTGGAGTGTATGTTGACAAAAGGGGTGAAGATCAATGCCTTCAAGGTCCAGAACTGGTTCGATTGCGGCAAGAAGGAAACCTTATTGGAAAGCAATGCCACATTGCTGAGAAAGATAGGCCAGAATATTTCGGCCGAACACCAGTTCGCGAACACGATCATTATTC is drawn from Flavihumibacter rivuli and contains these coding sequences:
- a CDS encoding sugar phosphate nucleotidyltransferase, which gives rise to MKAIIPVAGAGTKLRPHTYTQPKALIPLAGKTILSIIVDQLVEAGVRDFIFIVGYLGDKIQDFVKEKYPHLQTHFIQQNERLGTGHAILLTREIVQSDEMIVVLGDSICEYDAQMVVNSDRSLLGVKRVDDPRDFGVAEISEDGSISRVVEKPQIPKSNMALVGIYKIRESGVLFECLEENIRHGVTSYGEYNLTDALECMLTKGVKINAFKVQNWFDCGKKETLLESNATLLRKIGQNISAEHQFANTIIIPPVSIAAGCDISNSIIGPNVAIGECVTINDSIIKDSIIGAFSDLKDIVLTHSLIGSDTEVRGESRSLNIGDNTEIDLGKR